One region of Paraburkholderia phymatum STM815 genomic DNA includes:
- a CDS encoding triphosphoribosyl-dephospho-CoA synthase, translated as MSATRADAIADAFAWACALDVLCAKPGNVSFGAPGHRMTADLFIASAQAAGPAVTACGASVGERIERAVSLSMQAAGCNTNLGIVLLCAPLAHAFENLRTAHRAPTAHEAHLAVRDTLSRLDLNDACAAYRAIALANPGGLGEAPSQSVGTAPTVDLLSAMTLARDRDSIARQYASGFADVLGYGVIQLRAALGAAPIEVTDQPRLLRAVLKTWLAFLSHWPDSHIARKHGIAVARAMTRDARAWHMQTALDFGKLAAWDDALKCEGINPGTTADLTVATLFAAACLDPSLLHVRCMDAAVRAASVDIAAAG; from the coding sequence ATGTCCGCCACGCGCGCCGATGCAATCGCCGACGCCTTTGCGTGGGCCTGCGCACTCGACGTGCTGTGCGCGAAGCCTGGCAACGTCAGTTTCGGCGCGCCCGGGCATCGAATGACAGCCGATCTGTTCATCGCCAGCGCGCAGGCGGCGGGCCCCGCCGTGACGGCGTGCGGCGCAAGCGTGGGGGAACGTATCGAACGCGCGGTGAGTCTGTCGATGCAGGCAGCCGGGTGCAATACGAACCTCGGCATCGTCCTGCTGTGCGCGCCGCTCGCGCATGCGTTCGAGAACCTGCGCACCGCGCACCGCGCGCCGACCGCACACGAAGCGCATCTCGCCGTGCGCGACACCCTGTCGCGTCTGGATCTGAACGATGCGTGCGCCGCTTATCGCGCGATTGCACTCGCCAATCCGGGCGGACTCGGTGAAGCGCCCAGCCAGAGTGTAGGCACCGCGCCAACCGTCGACCTGCTCAGCGCGATGACCTTGGCGAGAGACCGCGACAGCATCGCCCGTCAGTACGCGAGCGGCTTTGCCGACGTACTCGGTTACGGCGTGATCCAGTTGCGAGCGGCCTTGGGCGCGGCGCCCATCGAGGTCACCGATCAGCCGCGTCTGCTGCGAGCGGTGCTCAAAACGTGGCTCGCGTTTCTGTCGCACTGGCCCGACTCACATATCGCGCGAAAACACGGTATTGCGGTGGCGCGCGCAATGACGCGCGATGCCCGCGCGTGGCACATGCAAACGGCGCTCGACTTCGGGAAGCTCGCGGCATGGGACGATGCGCTGAAATGCGAAGGCATCAACCCGGGCACGACTGCCGACCTGACGGTAGCCACGCTGTTCGCGGCCGCGTGCCTCGATCCTTCGCTGCTCCATGTGCGTTGCATGGACGCCGCCGTCCGCGCGGCCAGCGTCGACATCGCAGCCGCGGGCTGA
- a CDS encoding ATP-grasp domain-containing protein: MSPPVVVVAALSARMLAESARRAGWRVIVLDLFGDTDTRRASGMWYPIGDAASLSIDPRRVRDALDAASRFPNVIGWIAGSGFEAHRELLDDRHIALVHIGNTREAHEAVRDPMRFFALLDDAGIPHPDTQWQAPADATGWLLKRANGTGGVHIRHAMKTGTDGDGYFQRHHAGRSMSALFIADTRRAAIIGFNEQLIVSSCTHPFVYGGALGNIDVPQSLREQIARAVNAIVSRSGLKGLNSLDFIFDGERCFVLEVNARPSATLSLHDRDASPSLLALHTRVCAGAPLHADDLDSLGQPLPMRGELIVCADRDRKISPEFVQRALNLGWCHDIPVTGSAVAEGAPLCSVSARSAHGTPPATLRAELAARAATLLSIDNTRKSGHADLLLSR, translated from the coding sequence ATGTCGCCGCCCGTTGTCGTCGTCGCCGCGCTGTCCGCCCGCATGCTGGCCGAGTCGGCGCGGCGTGCCGGCTGGCGCGTGATCGTGCTCGATCTGTTCGGCGACACGGACACGCGGCGCGCGTCGGGCATGTGGTATCCGATCGGCGACGCCGCGTCGCTGTCGATCGATCCGCGGCGCGTGCGCGACGCACTCGACGCGGCCAGCCGATTCCCAAACGTGATCGGCTGGATTGCGGGCAGCGGTTTCGAAGCGCATCGCGAGTTGCTCGACGACAGACATATCGCGCTTGTGCACATCGGCAACACCCGCGAAGCGCACGAAGCCGTGCGCGATCCGATGCGGTTTTTCGCGTTGCTGGACGACGCGGGCATTCCTCATCCCGACACGCAATGGCAGGCGCCCGCCGACGCAACGGGTTGGCTCCTCAAGCGCGCGAACGGCACGGGCGGCGTGCATATCCGCCATGCCATGAAGACGGGCACCGACGGAGACGGCTATTTTCAGCGCCACCACGCGGGCCGTTCTATGTCGGCGCTGTTCATCGCGGATACGCGTCGCGCAGCGATCATCGGCTTCAATGAACAGTTGATCGTTTCGAGCTGCACGCATCCGTTCGTCTATGGCGGCGCGTTGGGGAACATCGACGTGCCCCAGTCGCTGCGCGAACAGATCGCCCGCGCGGTGAATGCGATCGTGTCGCGCAGCGGACTCAAAGGGCTCAATAGTCTCGACTTCATTTTCGACGGCGAGCGTTGCTTCGTGCTCGAAGTCAACGCGAGGCCGTCAGCGACGCTGTCGCTTCATGACCGCGACGCCAGCCCGTCGCTGCTGGCGCTGCATACGCGCGTGTGCGCGGGCGCACCGCTCCACGCCGACGACCTGGACTCACTCGGCCAGCCGCTGCCGATGCGCGGCGAGCTGATCGTCTGCGCGGATCGCGACCGCAAGATATCGCCCGAATTCGTGCAGCGCGCGTTGAATCTCGGCTGGTGTCACGACATTCCCGTCACGGGCAGCGCCGTCGCCGAGGGCGCGCCATTGTGCAGCGTATCGGCCAGATCCGCGCACGGCACGCCACCAGCCACGCTGCGCGCGGAACTCGCCGCCCGCGCGGCAACCCTTCTCTCCATCGATAACACCCGGAAATCAGGCCATGCTGACCTCCTCCTCTCTCGCTGA
- a CDS encoding LysR substrate-binding domain-containing protein — MLNLLRNLTLRQLQIFAAAAQYESFARAAEVLHLTQPAVSMQIKQLEEAIELALFERIGRRIALTEAGATLSHHAKRILGDIKDAENAMRALASADGGTVSIGLVSTARYFVPRQISRYAERHPKVDIHFSIAERDTLLRQLQDNAIDLAVMGRPSVELDAHCEPLAYNPHVIAASTSHPFVDAARFDLHELRHDTFLMREPASDTAAVANEMFQQHLFKPARTLALDSHETVKQAVVAGMGVSLLPLHTLRLELLAREIAILHVNGTPIDRVWHVVHMNAKQLSPACAAFRRFLIEKTGAWLEGQFADLTPTAQVASPFVQT, encoded by the coding sequence ATGCTCAACCTGCTTCGCAATCTCACGCTGCGCCAGTTGCAGATCTTCGCGGCCGCCGCGCAATACGAGAGCTTCGCGCGCGCCGCGGAGGTGCTGCATCTGACGCAACCCGCGGTGTCGATGCAGATCAAGCAGCTCGAAGAGGCGATCGAACTCGCGCTGTTCGAGCGCATCGGGCGTCGAATTGCGCTCACCGAGGCGGGCGCAACGCTGTCGCATCACGCGAAGCGCATTCTTGGCGACATCAAGGATGCCGAGAATGCGATGCGCGCGCTCGCTTCGGCCGATGGCGGCACCGTGTCGATCGGTCTCGTCAGCACGGCGCGCTACTTCGTGCCGCGGCAGATTTCGCGCTATGCGGAGCGGCATCCGAAAGTCGACATCCACTTTTCGATCGCCGAACGCGACACGCTGCTTCGCCAGTTGCAGGACAACGCAATCGATCTCGCCGTGATGGGACGCCCGTCCGTCGAACTCGACGCGCACTGCGAGCCGCTCGCGTACAACCCGCATGTGATCGCCGCGAGCACGTCACATCCATTCGTCGATGCAGCGCGTTTCGACTTGCACGAACTGCGCCATGACACTTTTCTGATGCGCGAGCCGGCCTCCGACACGGCGGCCGTCGCCAACGAGATGTTCCAGCAGCATCTGTTCAAGCCGGCCCGCACGCTCGCGCTCGACAGCCACGAGACCGTCAAGCAGGCGGTGGTCGCGGGCATGGGCGTGAGCCTGCTGCCGCTGCATACGCTGCGGCTCGAGCTGCTCGCGCGCGAAATAGCGATCCTGCACGTGAACGGCACGCCCATCGATCGCGTCTGGCACGTGGTCCATATGAACGCGAAGCAGCTGTCGCCCGCCTGCGCGGCGTTCCGGCGCTTTCTGATCGAGAAGACGGGCGCGTGGCTCGAAGGCCAGTTCGCTGACCTCACACCGACGGCTCAGGTCGCGAGTCCGTTCGTGCAGACATGA
- a CDS encoding dihydroneopterin aldolase translates to MNVIDKSVLARPHLPASEMDLIFIEGFEGDTVIGIDPDELTSLQPVRIDLWAGVPHSHACDTDLIGDTIDYSKVHAALASLLATHKMQLLEALAETVAQMLIVDFGAHWARVSLAKPAKFANVKAVGVTIERTVRWP, encoded by the coding sequence ATGAACGTGATCGACAAGAGCGTGCTCGCGCGGCCGCATCTCCCTGCATCCGAGATGGACCTGATTTTTATCGAAGGCTTCGAGGGCGATACGGTGATCGGAATCGACCCGGATGAACTGACCAGTCTGCAGCCGGTGAGGATCGATCTATGGGCAGGCGTGCCGCATAGTCACGCGTGCGATACCGATCTGATCGGCGACACGATCGACTACAGCAAGGTGCACGCGGCGCTCGCGTCGCTGCTCGCGACGCACAAGATGCAGTTGCTGGAGGCGCTCGCGGAAACGGTCGCACAGATGTTGATCGTCGACTTCGGCGCGCACTGGGCGCGCGTGTCGCTGGCGAAGCCCGCGAAGTTCGCGAACGTAAAGGCAGTAGGCGTGACGATCGAGCGGACCGTGCGGTGGCCGTGA
- the mch gene encoding methenyltetrahydromethanopterin cyclohydrolase has product MLTSSSLADVSPPPSFLSVNTLVQPLITSLLERHTELGIDVKRDERGVTIVDAGIDTPGSVAAGIAIGEICMGGLGRVALRSAASRNATDEWPTFVDIASAQPALACLASQYAGWSLAASKEETGGKKFFALGSGPARSLACKEPLFDELDYRDVVSTGCLVLEVDHTPPAVVIDKILRDCNLQPRHLTLILTPTSSRAGTTQVVARALEVALHKAHELGFALGDIREGSASAPLPPPAPDGIEAMGRTNDAILYGGRVHLSVTGSDDAARDLARRLPSSASKDFGRPFADVFKEYEYDFYKIDPALFAPAEVWVSNLTTGRTFHAGAARFDLLRPLWLDEV; this is encoded by the coding sequence ATGCTGACCTCCTCCTCTCTCGCTGATGTGTCGCCGCCGCCTTCGTTCCTGAGCGTCAACACGCTAGTTCAGCCGTTGATTACGAGTCTGCTCGAACGACACACGGAACTCGGCATCGACGTGAAACGCGACGAGCGCGGCGTGACGATCGTCGATGCGGGCATCGATACGCCCGGCAGCGTCGCCGCAGGCATCGCGATCGGCGAGATCTGCATGGGCGGCCTGGGGCGCGTCGCGTTGCGCTCCGCTGCCTCGCGCAACGCGACGGATGAATGGCCGACCTTCGTCGACATCGCCAGCGCGCAACCGGCCCTGGCCTGCCTCGCGTCGCAGTATGCGGGCTGGAGTCTCGCGGCGAGCAAGGAAGAAACGGGCGGCAAGAAGTTCTTCGCACTCGGCTCGGGACCCGCGCGCTCGCTTGCGTGCAAGGAGCCGCTATTCGACGAACTCGATTACCGCGACGTCGTGTCGACGGGCTGCCTCGTGCTCGAAGTGGATCACACGCCGCCCGCTGTCGTGATCGACAAGATCCTGCGCGACTGCAACTTGCAGCCGCGCCATCTCACGCTGATTCTCACACCGACGTCGAGCCGCGCGGGCACCACCCAAGTGGTCGCGCGCGCACTCGAAGTCGCGCTGCACAAGGCCCATGAACTCGGTTTCGCGCTCGGTGACATTCGCGAAGGCTCGGCGAGCGCACCATTGCCGCCGCCCGCGCCGGACGGCATCGAAGCGATGGGCCGCACCAACGACGCCATCCTGTACGGCGGCCGCGTGCATCTGAGCGTGACGGGCAGCGACGACGCGGCGCGCGATCTCGCCCGACGCCTTCCGTCGTCGGCATCGAAAGACTTTGGCCGGCCGTTCGCCGACGTCTTCAAGGAATACGAATACGACTTCTACAAGATCGACCCCGCACTCTTTGCGCCCGCCGAAGTCTGGGTCAGCAACCTGACCACGGGACGCACCTTCCATGCAGGCGCGGCACGTTTCGATCTGCTACGTCCGCTGTGGCTCGACGAGGTCTGA
- a CDS encoding phosphoribulokinase, translating into MSIEHPIVAVTGSSGAGTTTVMNSFQHIFRREKLNAQIVEGDAFHRYDRLAMRAAMKEAEQTQRQFSHFGPEANLLEELAALFAEYAATGRGRVRKYLHDEAEAAQYGLEPGMFSPWMDLEPPTDLLFYEGLHGGFVGRGIDVAQHADLLVGVVPIINLEWIQKLHRDKTLRGYSQEAVMDTILRRMPDYAHHICPQFSRTHVNFQRVPTVDTSNPFTARDIPSADESFVVIRFTNPKGIDFPYLLTMLHDSFMSRPNVIVVPGGKMGLAMQLIFTPMILQMIDRQRRAA; encoded by the coding sequence ATGTCGATCGAACATCCGATTGTCGCGGTGACGGGCTCGAGCGGCGCCGGCACCACCACTGTGATGAACAGCTTCCAGCACATCTTCCGGCGCGAAAAGCTCAATGCGCAGATCGTCGAAGGCGACGCGTTTCATCGCTACGACCGCCTGGCGATGCGTGCCGCGATGAAAGAAGCGGAGCAAACACAACGTCAGTTCAGTCACTTCGGACCCGAGGCGAACCTGCTCGAAGAACTCGCCGCGCTGTTCGCCGAATATGCGGCAACGGGGCGAGGGCGGGTGCGCAAGTATCTGCACGATGAAGCCGAGGCCGCGCAATACGGTCTGGAACCCGGCATGTTCTCCCCGTGGATGGACCTCGAACCGCCCACCGATCTGCTCTTCTACGAGGGGTTGCACGGCGGCTTCGTGGGGCGCGGAATCGACGTGGCGCAGCACGCGGACCTGCTGGTGGGTGTCGTGCCCATCATCAATCTGGAGTGGATCCAGAAGCTGCATCGCGACAAGACGCTGCGCGGCTACTCGCAGGAAGCCGTGATGGACACGATCCTGCGGCGCATGCCCGACTACGCGCATCACATCTGTCCGCAGTTCAGCCGCACGCATGTGAATTTCCAGCGCGTGCCGACCGTGGACACGTCGAATCCGTTCACCGCTCGCGACATTCCGAGCGCCGACGAGAGTTTCGTCGTGATCCGTTTCACGAACCCGAAGGGAATCGATTTCCCGTATCTGCTCACGATGCTGCACGACTCGTTCATGAGCCGGCCCAATGTGATCGTCGTACCGGGCGGCAAGATGGGGCTGGCGATGCAGCTGATCTTCACACCGATGATCCTGCAGATGATCGACCGCCAGAGACGCGCGGCCTGA
- a CDS encoding NAD(P)-dependent methylenetetrahydromethanopterin dehydrogenase has product MERQHILHMFTPGRQMSPFDVNMAVDAGYQVVVPYTDVDAKLIGPLTQDAIFSRGPKGVAHTGIFIGGRDVMLATDMLRLSREAMVPPFEVSVFADPSGSFTTAAALVASVEWQLRHAFDTCLDGKRVLVFGGTGPVGLIASVLAAQAGARVSLASSRGLDAARSACERATAHFRAALDGADASSAEALQETLQSVDVVFATAAAGVEVMSAQQVSDAARLLVAADVNAVPPAGIAGVGVMDNGKRIGQHGALGIGALAIGNVKYEVQQRLFVQMLAAKQKVYLGFQDAMDMARRVVAERSSLAAA; this is encoded by the coding sequence ATGGAACGCCAACACATTCTCCATATGTTCACGCCAGGACGGCAGATGAGCCCATTCGACGTGAACATGGCCGTGGATGCCGGATATCAGGTCGTCGTGCCGTACACCGACGTCGATGCGAAACTGATCGGGCCGCTGACGCAGGACGCGATTTTTTCGCGCGGACCGAAAGGCGTTGCGCACACGGGCATCTTTATCGGCGGACGCGACGTGATGCTCGCCACCGACATGCTGCGCCTTTCGCGCGAAGCGATGGTGCCGCCGTTCGAAGTATCCGTCTTCGCCGATCCGAGCGGCTCGTTCACGACGGCGGCTGCGCTCGTCGCGAGTGTCGAATGGCAACTGCGCCACGCGTTCGACACGTGTCTCGACGGCAAGCGCGTGCTCGTGTTCGGCGGCACGGGTCCCGTTGGACTGATCGCGAGCGTGCTGGCCGCGCAGGCGGGTGCGCGCGTGTCGCTGGCCAGCAGCCGCGGGCTCGACGCCGCACGAAGCGCGTGCGAGCGTGCCACCGCGCACTTCAGAGCCGCCCTCGATGGCGCCGACGCGAGCAGCGCCGAAGCGCTGCAAGAGACCTTGCAGTCCGTCGACGTGGTGTTCGCGACGGCGGCGGCGGGTGTCGAAGTGATGAGCGCGCAACAGGTAAGCGATGCGGCACGCCTGCTCGTCGCCGCCGATGTGAACGCGGTGCCGCCTGCGGGCATTGCGGGTGTCGGCGTGATGGACAACGGCAAGCGCATCGGCCAGCACGGCGCGCTCGGCATCGGCGCGCTCGCGATCGGCAACGTCAAGTATGAAGTGCAGCAACGGCTTTTCGTGCAGATGCTCGCGGCGAAGCAAAAGGTCTATCTCGGCTTCCAGGACGCGATGGACATGGCGCGCCGCGTGGTGGCCGAACGCTCCTCGCTGGCCGCGGCCTGA
- a CDS encoding ATP-grasp domain-containing protein — MTGTPLAVAIMTDETGWHTSRLKRALRERGAQGRCVDLADCRFDTTHAPHGLAIPGYGRSLPDAVIVRGIAGGTFEQVTVRLGILHALRELGVPVYNDARAIERSVDKSMTTFLLHRAGIPTPPTWVGESAPFAQRVLMREATQGHEVVIKPLFGSQGKGVMRIGASREGCEPLPALKAYGQLAYLQRFVRPVSEPGYDWRVMVIGGKAVTAMRRISAHWVHNVAQGARCEAAELGAPLAALAERASAALGLDYAGVDLMPCDDNAFGATVIEVNGVAAWRGLQSVTSFDIAGCIVEDLLSRRMARGLRAAGIQEVA; from the coding sequence ATGACAGGCACCCCGCTCGCCGTCGCGATCATGACGGACGAAACCGGCTGGCACACGTCGCGTCTCAAACGTGCGCTGCGCGAGCGCGGCGCGCAGGGCCGCTGCGTCGATCTGGCCGACTGCCGCTTCGACACCACGCATGCCCCGCACGGACTTGCGATTCCCGGCTACGGACGCAGCCTGCCCGACGCCGTCATCGTGCGCGGCATCGCGGGCGGAACCTTTGAGCAGGTGACCGTGCGGCTCGGTATCCTGCACGCGTTGCGGGAACTCGGCGTGCCCGTCTACAACGATGCTCGCGCGATCGAACGCAGCGTCGACAAATCGATGACGACCTTTCTGCTGCATCGCGCCGGGATTCCGACGCCGCCGACATGGGTGGGCGAGTCCGCCCCGTTCGCGCAGCGCGTGTTGATGCGCGAAGCCACGCAAGGTCACGAGGTCGTAATCAAGCCGCTATTCGGTTCACAAGGCAAAGGCGTGATGCGGATCGGCGCGAGCCGCGAAGGTTGCGAGCCGCTTCCCGCGTTGAAGGCGTATGGCCAGCTCGCGTATCTGCAGCGCTTCGTCAGGCCCGTCAGCGAGCCGGGCTACGACTGGCGCGTGATGGTGATCGGCGGCAAGGCGGTGACGGCCATGCGCAGGATCAGCGCGCATTGGGTGCACAACGTCGCGCAGGGCGCGCGCTGCGAAGCGGCGGAGCTCGGCGCGCCGCTCGCGGCGCTCGCCGAACGCGCCAGCGCCGCGCTCGGACTCGACTACGCGGGCGTCGACCTGATGCCTTGCGACGACAACGCGTTCGGCGCGACTGTGATCGAGGTGAATGGCGTGGCCGCGTGGCGCGGCCTGCAATCGGTGACGTCGTTCGATATCGCGGGCTGCATCGTCGAGGATCTGCTGAGCCGGCGCATGGCGCGTGGGCTGCGCGCCGCCGGCATCCAGGAGGTCGCATGA
- a CDS encoding flavoprotein, with amino-acid sequence MTTTHMQHTPRFAWAITGSGHGLVESIDMAATLLPHVDLFLSRAAEEVLPLYKIELAQLKARFRVFRDNSASAVPVGMLYDENRYHTVVVAPATSNTVAKCALGISDTLPTNMFAQAGKLGIPGIVFACDTQPVVVTMSPLDWVELRPRRIELDNVERLKRIDHCRVVCSLDELRAALAARIGEIDVTCCAGA; translated from the coding sequence ATGACGACGACCCATATGCAGCACACGCCACGCTTCGCGTGGGCGATCACCGGCTCCGGGCATGGACTGGTCGAGTCGATCGATATGGCGGCGACACTGCTGCCTCACGTCGATCTGTTCCTGTCGCGTGCCGCCGAAGAAGTGCTGCCGCTGTACAAGATCGAACTCGCGCAACTCAAGGCACGCTTCCGGGTGTTCCGCGACAACAGCGCGAGCGCGGTGCCCGTCGGCATGCTGTACGACGAGAACCGCTATCACACGGTCGTCGTCGCACCGGCGACCAGCAATACCGTCGCCAAATGCGCGTTGGGCATCTCGGATACATTGCCGACCAACATGTTCGCGCAAGCGGGCAAACTGGGCATCCCGGGCATCGTGTTCGCATGCGACACACAGCCCGTCGTCGTGACGATGAGTCCGCTCGACTGGGTCGAACTGCGTCCGCGCCGTATCGAACTCGATAACGTCGAGCGGTTGAAGCGGATCGATCATTGCCGCGTCGTGTGCTCGCTGGACGAACTGCGCGCGGCGCTCGCTGCGCGCATTGGCGAGATCGACGTAACGTGCTGTGCGGGCGCCTGA
- a CDS encoding class 1 fructose-bisphosphatase has translation MNARIEPGEQAQSADIANGRCVDMECAQPALSDFLADHLAPRRAQGPGVVHAADAEGLCAVIDEIAGTVKRIAARIAQGAIGGARPAMPGDTALGIAVQDLLIAMCERSAGIAGLVLPGMAAARPTSAGRYVLFADSLDGAANAESNVALGTVFSIRHAGAASADGGCVIAGSRQLAAGYALYGPATIFVITVGRGTHGFTLCRERGGFVLTHRSMRVPEQGAELAVNGGNERFWEPPVQRYVSECRDGSAGVRQRDFETRWIASLVADTHRTLMRGGLCLLPRESRCAPRAARQPLLYHAQALAWLVEQAGGLASTGRARLLDAAAGQDTHARTPMFLGTRCEVERIERYHREHERGEDLPFTSPLFNERSLFRPEARV, from the coding sequence ATGAATGCACGAATTGAACCAGGCGAGCAGGCGCAGTCCGCTGACATCGCGAACGGCCGCTGCGTCGACATGGAATGCGCTCAACCGGCGCTGTCGGACTTTCTCGCCGATCATCTGGCGCCGCGCCGCGCGCAGGGGCCCGGCGTCGTGCATGCCGCCGACGCCGAAGGGCTCTGCGCGGTAATCGACGAAATCGCCGGTACGGTGAAGCGCATCGCCGCGCGCATCGCACAGGGTGCGATCGGCGGAGCACGGCCCGCAATGCCCGGCGACACGGCATTGGGCATTGCCGTTCAGGACCTGTTGATCGCGATGTGCGAGCGCAGCGCCGGGATCGCGGGGCTGGTCCTGCCGGGCATGGCGGCCGCGCGCCCGACATCGGCGGGCCGCTATGTGCTGTTTGCCGACTCGCTCGATGGCGCGGCGAATGCCGAATCGAACGTCGCGCTCGGCACGGTGTTCTCGATACGCCACGCGGGTGCGGCCAGTGCCGACGGCGGTTGTGTGATCGCCGGCTCCCGGCAGCTTGCGGCCGGCTACGCGCTGTATGGCCCCGCGACGATATTCGTGATCACGGTCGGGCGCGGCACACACGGCTTCACGCTGTGCCGCGAGCGTGGCGGATTCGTGCTGACGCATCGCTCGATGCGCGTTCCCGAGCAGGGCGCCGAACTGGCCGTCAACGGCGGCAATGAGCGCTTCTGGGAACCACCCGTGCAACGTTATGTCAGCGAGTGCCGCGATGGCAGCGCAGGCGTGCGTCAGCGCGACTTCGAAACGCGCTGGATTGCGTCGCTGGTCGCCGATACGCACCGCACGCTGATGCGCGGCGGCTTGTGTCTGTTGCCGCGCGAGAGCCGCTGTGCGCCGCGCGCCGCGCGTCAGCCGCTGCTGTATCACGCGCAGGCGCTCGCGTGGCTCGTCGAGCAGGCGGGCGGGCTCGCCAGCACGGGACGCGCGCGGCTCCTCGATGCCGCTGCCGGTCAAGATACGCACGCACGCACGCCGATGTTTCTCGGCACGCGGTGCGAGGTCGAGCGCATCGAGCGTTATCACCGCGAACACGAGCGGGGCGAAGACCTGCCGTTCACGTCGCCGCTCTTCAATGAGCGCTCGCTGTTCCGTCCTGAAGCGCGCGTGTAG
- a CDS encoding beta-ribofuranosylaminobenzene 5'-phosphate synthase family protein has product MSLHGTAESTKHTSIVTVNAPGRLHLGFLDPGASLGRRFGSLGLVIDGISTTLDACLSSDDEDHYGAVPSARDELPRVKAHIDTLRNLTGHDTPVDIRLRRTLPAHAGLGSGTQLALTVGHAFARLHGLDLSAAQLAPALARGARSGVGIAGFERGGLIVDGGPRGPGVLPPVLSRFDFPSTWRVMLVFDDARTGLTGPAERQALAALPPFPQALAAHACHLTLMQILPAVAEHEFAPFAQGVSALQDGIGRYFAKSQGGIYTSPDVGRVLDWIGARYCAGIGQSSWGPTGFAIMESQEEAEHALRSARDAQEIGPGLRVEIVRGLNAGATVTWASAQH; this is encoded by the coding sequence ATGAGCCTGCATGGCACCGCTGAATCGACGAAGCACACCAGCATCGTCACCGTGAACGCACCCGGACGCCTGCATCTGGGATTCCTCGATCCGGGCGCATCGCTTGGCCGACGCTTCGGCAGTCTCGGGCTCGTGATCGACGGCATCAGCACGACGCTCGACGCATGTCTTTCGTCGGATGACGAGGACCACTACGGCGCCGTGCCGTCGGCCCGCGATGAATTACCTCGCGTGAAGGCGCACATCGATACGCTGCGCAATCTGACGGGTCACGACACGCCCGTCGATATTCGCCTGCGCCGCACGTTGCCGGCTCATGCCGGTCTCGGCTCCGGCACGCAGCTCGCGCTGACTGTCGGTCATGCGTTCGCGCGCCTGCACGGTCTCGACCTCAGCGCGGCACAACTCGCACCGGCGCTCGCGCGGGGCGCGCGTTCGGGTGTCGGGATCGCCGGCTTCGAGCGCGGCGGACTGATCGTCGACGGCGGTCCACGCGGGCCCGGCGTGCTGCCGCCCGTGCTGTCGCGCTTCGACTTCCCGTCCACATGGCGCGTGATGCTCGTGTTCGACGATGCGCGCACGGGGCTCACCGGTCCGGCGGAGCGCCAGGCGCTCGCCGCGCTGCCGCCGTTCCCGCAGGCCCTCGCCGCGCACGCGTGCCACCTGACCTTGATGCAGATCCTTCCCGCCGTCGCGGAACACGAGTTCGCGCCTTTCGCGCAAGGCGTGAGCGCGCTGCAAGACGGCATCGGCCGCTACTTCGCGAAGTCGCAAGGCGGCATCTATACAAGCCCCGACGTCGGACGCGTGCTCGACTGGATCGGCGCGCGCTACTGCGCGGGCATCGGCCAGAGTTCGTGGGGGCCGACCGGCTTCGCGATCATGGAATCGCAGGAAGAAGCCGAACACGCGCTGCGTTCGGCGCGCGACGCGCAAGAGATCGGGCCCGGACTGCGAGTCGAAATCGTCAGAGGACTCAACGCGGGCGCCACCGTGACCTGGGCGTCGGCCCAGCACTGA